From one Mytilus trossulus isolate FHL-02 chromosome 10, PNRI_Mtr1.1.1.hap1, whole genome shotgun sequence genomic stretch:
- the LOC134688438 gene encoding 2'-5'-oligoadenylate synthase 1A-like, with protein MGRQFSWTYRMEHPTEFPYVCDLCKPANRRFKKLLSKESHDKMTSRHGRVSVQRQIQRSKINKTIDLLLPDENYRHERNAVIKRIGNILKNNVPLKYQPAEVITAGSTGKGTALKGSSDVDIVFDLPARTYNTVSRMLVDHTQILDDIKGTLIASGYTVTGRSAKALQLRVTCNEPGSGRTHYIDVDILPAANLEKYTRPEIFQQMRDCPVAERKFFTPSLTKTQRGFVKSETPAQLKRLIQYVKHWKTSMIKVKSPPSSYSFELLAIYLWQQDGKPQTFKIENGLRRVMEKLADYQSIKVEFFEYYNHNMHQRHIGPHIIDPVNPFSNVLDVSNSDWSAVALNARNYLQQADMRNATSRFCDL; from the exons ATGGGGAGGCAATTTTCGTGGACATACAGAATGGAACATCCAACAGAGTTCCCCTATGTTTGCGACCTTTGTAAGCCTGCTAATAGAAGATTTAAAAAACTACTGAGCAAAGAAAGCCACGATAAGATGACAAGTCGACATGGTCGTGTTTCT GTTCAAAGACAAATACAAAGGTCCAAGATCAACAAAACTATTGATTTGCTTTTACCGGATGAAAATTATAGACATGAGCGCAACGCTGTAATCAAAcgtattggaaatattttaaagaataatgtACCTCTTAAATACCAACCAGCAGAAGTAATCACG GCTGGATCTACTGGAAAGGGAACTGCACTTAAAGGATCTTCAGATGTAGATATTGTATTCGATTTGCCGGCACGAACTTACAACACCGTTAGTAGAATGCTGGTCGACCACACACAGATTTTGGATGACATTAAGGGTACTCTAATAGCATCAGGGTACACGGTTACAGGAAGATCTGCCAAGGCATTGCAGTTGAGAGTAACCTGTAACGAGCCAGGTTCTGGGAGAACTCACTACATCGATGTTGATATATTACCTGCTGCAAATCTggaaaaat ATACACGTCCGGAAATATTCCAGCAAATGAGAGATTGTCCTGTAGCTGAACGAAAGTTTTTCACACCATCGCTAACAAAAACTCAACGAGGTTTTGTTAAAAGTGAAACACCTGCCCAGCTGAAGCGTTTAATTCAGTATGTTAAACATTGGAAAACCTCAATGATAAAAGTTAAG AGTCCACCTTCATCTTATTCTTTCGAATTGCTTGCCATTTATTTATGGCAGCAGGATGGTAAACCACAAACCTTTAAGATTGAAAACGGACTGCGTCGAGTTATGGAAAAATTAGCAGATTATCAATCTATCAAAGTAGAATTTTTCGAGTACTATAATCATAACATGCACCAGAG acacaTTGGACCCCACATTATAGATCCTGTGAATCCATTCTCTAATGTTCTTGACGTTTCTAATTCTGATTGGAGTGCGGTAGCACTAAACGCCAGGAACTATCTTCAACAGGCAGATATGAGAAATGCTACCAGTCGATTCTGCGACTTATAA
- the LOC134688120 gene encoding 2'-5'-oligoadenylate synthase 1-like → MAMANVSIHSIRNERDLEIFIRGHIQTDDAYRTVCKRVIKSISEFLKHNIQGKYRPEEVLKTGSTAKGTAIKGKSDVDLVFLLSRSRYQSVDHLNNDLKEILEYIKGVIIRKYQNVQVHQRSVSFETVCRESGTGHSHVISVDLLPAVNFGDLVNLRSIHTQMRVASEEVRNKNDRIF, encoded by the exons ATGGCAATGGCAAATGTTTCAATACATTCTATCCGAAACGAACGTGACTTAGAAATCTTCATTAGAGGCCATATTCAAACGGATGATGCATATAGAACTGTCTGTAAACGGGTCATTAAGAGTATAAGTGAATTTTTAAAGCATAACATACAGGGAAAATACCGACCAGAGGAAGTTTTAAAG ACTGGATCAACAGCAAAAGGAACGGCAATTAAAGGGAAGTCAGATGTGGATTTAGTTTTCTTGTTGTCAAGAAGCCGATATCAGTCTGTGGATCATCTGAACAATGACTTAAAGGAAATCTTGGAGTATATAAAAGGTGTAATTATCAGAAAATACCAGAATGTGCAGGTACATCAAAGATCTGTCTCTTTCGAAACTGTGTGTAGAGAATCCGGGACTGGTCATAGCCATGTTATTAGTGTTGACCTTTTACCAGCTGTCAACTTTGGAGATCTTG taaatttgaggAGTATCCACACCCAAATGAGAGTAGCATCTGAGGAAGTACGAAATAagaatgatagaattt tttaa